From the genome of Anaerofustis stercorihominis DSM 17244:
AAATGAGAAAAGAAGGGAAAAAAGCAGGGCTGTTAAAAATAAGAGTCTTCAGACCTTTCCCCGGAGAAGAAATCGCAAAAGCACTTAAAAACGTAAAAGCCGTAGCTATTATGGACAGAGCAGAAAGTTTTAATTCTCAAGGCGGACCTTTAGGTGCAGAAGTAATGTCAAGTTTATATAAAGCTAAAAGCACTTCAAAAGCGATAAATTATGTATATGGTCTTGGCGGAAGAGATGTAACGGTAGATGATATGAGAAAAGTATTCGAAACACTTGAAGAAATAGATAAATCCGATGAAGACTTCGAAACTTATAGATTCATGGGTGTAAGAGAGTAGAGGTGCGATATGAGTTATAATTTTAAAGAAATAATGAGTAGACCCGAACGTTTGGCACCGGGACACAGAATGTGTGCGGGATGCGGAGGAACAATAGCTGCAAGAAACGTTTTAAGAGGACTTAAAGCGGAAGATAAAGCAGTTATCGTAAATGCCACCAGCTGTATGGAAGTTTCAACATATATGTATCCTTATACTTCATGGGAAGACAGTTATATACATAATGCATTTGAAAATGCAGGCTCAACAATAAGCGGTGTTGAAGGAGCATACAATGCTCTTAAAAGAAAAGGTAAACTAAAAGATGATACCGACTTTAAATTTATTGCATTCGGAGGTGACGGCGGTACATACGATATAGGATTTCAGTCATTATCCGGAGCCATGGAACGTAATCACGATTTTACATATGTATGTTACGATAACGGAGCATATATGAATACAGGAATTCAGCGTTCGTCTGCGACTCCTATGTATGCGGATACTACAACTACTCCCGTAGGCAAGAAAAGCAATGGGAAGCTTCAAAACAGAAAAGATCTTACAGAAATAATGGTAGCACACAATGCACCTTATGTTGCACAGACTACGTTTGTACAAAACTTTAAAGATTTACATATAAAAGCCGAAAAAGCAATTTACACTAAAGGAGCTTCGTTTTTAAATGTTATGTCGCCTTGTCCGAGAGGCTGGAGATATGATACTCCTGACATCATCGAAATATGCAACCTTGCGGTTGAAACATGCTACTGGCCTTTATTCGAAGTAATCAACGGAGAATGGATATTAAACTACGAACCTAAAAGAAAACTTCCTATCGAAGATTTCTTAAGACCACAGGGAAGATTTAAACATCTGTTTAAAAAAGGAAATGAAGATTTAATTGTTCAGTTCCAAAAAGAAGTAGATAAAAGATGGGAAAATCTTTTAAAAAAATGTAAATAAATATTATTTAGCCATAATATAAAAAAACAGCCGAAGGTAATTCTCGGCTGTTTTTTATTTTAAATAAAATAATCTTTATAATATAATTTAATGGTATTAAAAAATTTCATTGGTTATAAAGAAATTACGAAATTTAATTAAAATTAAAATGGAAATGTCTTACAAAATTAATTTATATTAATAAGGAGGGTACTACGCCTGACTTCGTCAGATTCCGCGCCCTCTTACATATTCAATAAAAAAATACAGCTATTCACTGTCTTAATCATATATTTTATAAATTCTCTCTACATCAACACATTTAAAAGTACTATCATCAAATGTAAACACCGCACCGTTTATCTGTCTTCTGCCTTCGGCTAAAGCATATTTACCCGCAGGACGCTGTACTTTAAACTTCTTTACTATAAAATCCCTGTCAACGCCTATAACGCCGTCTACACTGCCGCACATACCGACATCGGTAAGATATCCGGTTCCTCCGCTAAGGACCATATTATCGGCTGTTTGAACATGTGTATGTGTTCCGTAAACACCTGAGAACTTTCCATCAACAAAATATCCCATTGCAATCTTCTCACTTGTAGCTTCCGCATGAAAATCGAGCATGATTATATCGGTAATATTCTTTATTTCCTCATAAATCCTCTCGGCTTCTTCAAAAGGATTATCTAATGGATTTAGATATGTCGTACCTGATAAATTGACGACCCCTACCCTTACTTTCCCCACACGATATATTTCATATCCTCTTCCGGGACAAGGGGCAGGATAATTTGAAGGTCTTAAGATCCTATCTTCTTCTTGAATAAAATTATATATATCCTTATTATCCCAAATATGATTTCCCGAGGTTATCACATCTATTCCACAGCCTATAAGCTCATTGTAAACTTTTCTTGTGATGCCTTTTCCGTTTGCCGAGTTTTCCCCGTTTGCAATAACAAAATCAGCTTTATATTCTGCCTTAATGTTTGAAAGCTCATCAACGATGAGCTTTCTTCCATACTTGGCAAAAATATCACCAAATACTAAAATCTTCAATTTTATACCTCTTAACTATTTTGCATATTCCGTAGCTCTTGTTTCTCTGATCATGCTTACTTTGATATGACCAGGATATTCAAGGTCATTTTCTACCATATTAGCAATTTCTTTAGCTACGTGAACCATTTGTAAATCGTCTACTTGCTCAGGCTTAACCATAACTCTGATTTCTCTGCCCGCTTGAATAGCAAATGACTTATCTACTCCTTCAAATGAGTTGGCAATTTGTTCAAGTTTTTCAAGACGTTTTGTATAACTTTGTAAAGTTTCTCTTCTTGCTCCCGGTCTCGCTGCTGAAATTGCATCAGCTGCCTGAACAAGAACAGCTTCTACGGTTTGAGGTTCAACATCACCGTGGTGTGCTTCAACCGCATGAATGACTTCTTTATTTTCTTTATACTTCTTAAGCATGTCAACACCGATACTTACATGGCTTCCTTCCACTTCGTGGTCGATAGCCTTTCCTATATCATGAAGCATTCCCGCTCTTCTGGCAAGTTTTGCATTTGCACCGAGCTCATCAGCCATAATACCTGCTAAATTAGCAACTTCTATTGAATGTTTCAATACATTCTGTCCGTAACTTGTACGATAATGAAGTCTACCTATAAGCTTAGTTAAATCAGGATGAAGCTTGATTACATTCGTATCGAATAATGCTTGTTCACCCATCTCTCTAATTTTAGTGTCAATTTCTTTTTCTGCTTTTTTGATCGTTTCTTCAATTCTTGCAGGATGAATTCTTCCATCCACAATAAGTCTTTCAAGAGATATCCTTGCAATTTCTCTTCTAACAGGGTCAAAACCGGAAAGTATAACAGCTTCCGGAGTATCATCGATTATCAGATCAATACCTGTTAGTGTTTCAATAGTCCTGATATTTCTGCCTTCCCTACCGATAATCCTTCCCTTCATTTCATCATTAGGAAGGTTTACCACAGAAACCGTAGTTTCAGCAACGTGGTCAGCCGCACATCTTTGTATAGCATAAGATACGATTTCCATAGCCTTTTTATCAGCTTCTTCTTTTGCTTCCAACTCCTTATTTTTAATAAGTAATGCGGTTTCCCTTGAAATTTGTTTTTCTACATCAGCTAACAATAGTTGTCTGGCTTCTTCAAAAGTCAGTTTTGAAATCTTTTCAAGTTCCTTGATTTGTTCCTGATGTGTTTTTTCTAATTTTTCTTCTTTCTTTACTAATTCATCGCTTTTCTTAATAAGTTTTTCTTCTTTATGGTCAAGAGCTTCGCTTCTCTTATCTGCCATTTCCTCCCTTTGAAGAACTCTTTTTTCAACTAATTGAAGTTCTTCCCTTCTGGCTCTGGCTTCTTTGTCAAAATCACTTTTTAAGTTGAATACTTCATCTTTAGCTTCAATAAGCTTTTCTTTTTTTATTCTTTCGCCTTCTTTTAATGCGTCTTCTACCATTTTATTGGCAGTCTGCTCAGCATTTCTAAGCTTACCTTCACCTGATGACTGTTTATAATATCCACCAACGAAAAAGCAAATTACCCCAATTACAGCTGCTATAATTAGCACTACTGGAAGTGATAATTCCATTTTCTCCTCCTTGTATTTTGATTTAACATTTTATTAAATTAATAATTTAGTATGTAGAGGAAATAAAATAAACTAAACAAAACAATACTACGTTTAAAATATTAGAATTTGAAAAAATAAAAATAATATCAAAAATTTAAAACATTATTATTTATATATAAAAACTAAACAGGTTTAGTTAATTATCTCATTAATACATACTACTTATTAATTTTAATGTTTTTTCATTATTAAGTCAATAAAAAATTAAAAAAGGTTTTAATAAATTTTAAGACCTTTTTAATAATTATGTTTAAAACAGAGATATTTTATATCATAATTATATTTTAACTTCATTTTTTTA
Proteins encoded in this window:
- a CDS encoding thiamine pyrophosphate-dependent enzyme; translated protein: MSYNFKEIMSRPERLAPGHRMCAGCGGTIAARNVLRGLKAEDKAVIVNATSCMEVSTYMYPYTSWEDSYIHNAFENAGSTISGVEGAYNALKRKGKLKDDTDFKFIAFGGDGGTYDIGFQSLSGAMERNHDFTYVCYDNGAYMNTGIQRSSATPMYADTTTTPVGKKSNGKLQNRKDLTEIMVAHNAPYVAQTTFVQNFKDLHIKAEKAIYTKGASFLNVMSPCPRGWRYDTPDIIEICNLAVETCYWPLFEVINGEWILNYEPKRKLPIEDFLRPQGRFKHLFKKGNEDLIVQFQKEVDKRWENLLKKCK
- a CDS encoding TIGR00282 family metallophosphoesterase, which translates into the protein MKILVFGDIFAKYGRKLIVDELSNIKAEYKADFVIANGENSANGKGITRKVYNELIGCGIDVITSGNHIWDNKDIYNFIQEEDRILRPSNYPAPCPGRGYEIYRVGKVRVGVVNLSGTTYLNPLDNPFEEAERIYEEIKNITDIIMLDFHAEATSEKIAMGYFVDGKFSGVYGTHTHVQTADNMVLSGGTGYLTDVGMCGSVDGVIGVDRDFIVKKFKVQRPAGKYALAEGRRQINGAVFTFDDSTFKCVDVERIYKIYD
- the rny gene encoding ribonuclease Y; translated protein: MELSLPVVLIIAAVIGVICFFVGGYYKQSSGEGKLRNAEQTANKMVEDALKEGERIKKEKLIEAKDEVFNLKSDFDKEARARREELQLVEKRVLQREEMADKRSEALDHKEEKLIKKSDELVKKEEKLEKTHQEQIKELEKISKLTFEEARQLLLADVEKQISRETALLIKNKELEAKEEADKKAMEIVSYAIQRCAADHVAETTVSVVNLPNDEMKGRIIGREGRNIRTIETLTGIDLIIDDTPEAVILSGFDPVRREIARISLERLIVDGRIHPARIEETIKKAEKEIDTKIREMGEQALFDTNVIKLHPDLTKLIGRLHYRTSYGQNVLKHSIEVANLAGIMADELGANAKLARRAGMLHDIGKAIDHEVEGSHVSIGVDMLKKYKENKEVIHAVEAHHGDVEPQTVEAVLVQAADAISAARPGARRETLQSYTKRLEKLEQIANSFEGVDKSFAIQAGREIRVMVKPEQVDDLQMVHVAKEIANMVENDLEYPGHIKVSMIRETRATEYAK